In the genome of Bradyrhizobium arachidis, one region contains:
- a CDS encoding LysR family transcriptional regulator, with translation MTAKIDLLTLQLFVAIVEEQSIAKAAEKKNIAASAVSRRISDIEDRFQVELLHRHSKGIEPTPAGFALLEHARIILGNLSRLESELTGYRQGKRGLIRVCANKSAILEALADELSLFLERHPLVHIDIEEDLSPAIVRAVVENRADIGIFGGNIDGQDLELLSYRSDSLVALVTRDHPLAGRSSVRFRELVDFDFVSLEKGSSIETLCVRAAAALGQHLKVRIRVSSFDALFRVIDARMGVGVVPLEIVRGRYGVDSLVTIPLDESWARRELVMGVRDYKSLPPVTKLLVDHLRNPDGARLAASSGSDRLTVVRSRS, from the coding sequence ATGACGGCTAAAATCGACCTCCTGACGCTGCAGCTGTTCGTCGCGATCGTTGAGGAGCAGAGCATCGCGAAGGCGGCGGAGAAGAAGAACATTGCTGCGTCCGCGGTCAGCCGCCGCATCTCTGATATCGAGGATCGTTTCCAGGTCGAGCTGCTGCATCGCCATTCCAAGGGGATCGAGCCGACGCCGGCTGGGTTCGCCCTGCTCGAGCATGCCCGCATCATCCTGGGAAACCTCAGCCGGCTCGAGAGCGAGCTGACCGGATACCGGCAGGGCAAGCGCGGGCTGATCCGGGTCTGCGCCAACAAGTCCGCGATCCTCGAAGCTCTCGCCGACGAGCTCAGCCTGTTCCTGGAACGGCATCCGCTGGTCCACATCGACATCGAGGAGGATCTGAGCCCCGCGATCGTCCGCGCCGTGGTGGAGAACCGGGCCGACATCGGCATCTTTGGCGGCAACATCGACGGACAGGATCTGGAATTGCTGTCCTATCGCAGCGACAGCCTGGTCGCGCTGGTCACGCGCGACCATCCGCTGGCGGGCCGGAGCAGCGTTCGCTTCCGCGAGCTGGTCGATTTCGACTTCGTCAGCCTCGAGAAAGGCAGCTCGATCGAGACGCTGTGCGTCCGGGCCGCCGCGGCGCTCGGGCAGCACCTCAAGGTGCGCATCCGCGTCAGCAGTTTCGATGCGCTGTTCCGCGTCATCGATGCCAGGATGGGAGTGGGGGTCGTGCCGCTCGAGATCGTTCGCGGCCGCTACGGCGTCGACAGCCTCGTCACCATCCCGCTCGATGAGTCCTGGGCGCGGCGCGAGCTGGTCATGGGCGTGCGCGATTACAAATCGCTGCCACCGGTCACGAAACTGCTGGTGGACCATTTGCGCAACCCGGATGGTGCGCGTCTCGCCGCGAGCAGCGGCTCCGACCGCCTGACGGTCGTCCGCAGCAGGAGCTGA
- the leuC gene encoding 3-isopropylmalate dehydratase large subunit — protein MDTHGRTLLAKIWDQHVVARLSDDTDLLHVDRHLLHDLGGSRGLIDLKSRNIPVHNPELTFATPDHAISTASGRAGTIKTGWELLAALRTETSASGIQLFDIDQPGQGIVHVIGPELGLSLPGCLIVCGDSHTCTHGGLGALAFGIGSSELTHVLATQTIIQRRPKTMRVTFDGKLPFGVTAKDLILALIGHVGAAGGTGYAVEYAGSAIRDMPIEGRLTICNLSVELGAKMGLIAPDDKTFDYIRGRPYAPKGEMWDRAVAAWRTLRSDSDAVFDREVSIDVGAIIPQITWGTSPEHVLGVDGRIPDPADITDPARRGAIEIALDYMGLTPGAPIAGTPVDWVFIGSCTNSRLSDLRAAAEVARGRKVAPGVRAWVVPGSETVKRDAVAEGLDKVFIDAGFEWREPGCSMCLAANGETVPPGQRSVSTSNRNFIGRQGPRARTHLASPAMAVAAAVSGAIADVRTMER, from the coding sequence GTGGACACGCACGGTCGTACGCTGCTGGCCAAAATCTGGGACCAGCATGTCGTCGCTCGGCTGAGCGATGATACCGATCTGCTACATGTGGATCGCCATTTGCTGCACGATCTCGGCGGCTCCCGCGGCCTGATCGACCTGAAAAGCCGCAACATTCCAGTCCACAATCCCGAGCTGACCTTCGCGACGCCCGATCATGCGATTTCGACCGCGTCCGGGCGGGCCGGCACCATCAAGACCGGGTGGGAGCTGCTGGCGGCGTTGCGGACCGAGACATCGGCGAGCGGCATCCAGCTGTTCGACATCGACCAGCCGGGGCAGGGCATCGTCCATGTCATCGGGCCGGAGCTCGGTCTCAGCCTGCCCGGCTGCCTGATCGTCTGCGGCGACAGCCATACCTGCACCCATGGCGGGCTCGGCGCTCTCGCCTTCGGCATCGGCTCCAGCGAGCTCACCCACGTGCTGGCGACCCAGACCATCATCCAGCGCCGGCCCAAAACCATGCGCGTGACGTTCGATGGCAAATTGCCGTTCGGTGTCACGGCGAAGGATCTCATCCTCGCCCTGATCGGCCATGTCGGCGCCGCCGGCGGCACCGGTTACGCCGTCGAATATGCCGGCAGTGCGATCAGGGACATGCCGATCGAAGGGCGGCTCACCATCTGCAATCTGTCGGTCGAACTCGGCGCCAAGATGGGGCTGATCGCCCCGGACGACAAAACGTTCGATTACATCCGCGGCCGTCCCTATGCCCCGAAGGGCGAGATGTGGGACCGGGCGGTTGCGGCGTGGCGGACGCTTCGGAGCGACAGCGACGCCGTATTCGATCGCGAGGTGTCGATCGATGTCGGAGCCATCATCCCCCAGATCACCTGGGGCACCAGTCCGGAGCATGTCCTTGGTGTCGATGGCCGCATCCCGGATCCCGCAGATATCACTGATCCGGCCCGCCGCGGCGCGATCGAGATCGCGCTCGACTATATGGGCCTGACGCCGGGCGCGCCGATCGCCGGCACGCCGGTCGACTGGGTCTTCATCGGCTCCTGCACCAACAGCCGACTCAGCGATCTGCGCGCGGCAGCCGAAGTCGCGCGCGGCCGCAAGGTTGCGCCCGGTGTGCGCGCCTGGGTCGTGCCGGGCTCGGAGACGGTCAAGCGCGATGCGGTGGCCGAGGGGCTCGACAAGGTCTTCATCGACGCCGGCTTCGAATGGCGCGAGCCCGGATGCTCGATGTGCCTTGCCGCCAACGGCGAAACCGTGCCGCCCGGTCAGCGCTCGGTGTCGACGTCGAACCGGAACTTCATCGGCCGGCAGGGGCCGCGTGCCCGCACCCATCTGGCGAGCCCGGCCATGGCCGTCGCGGCGGCGGTCTCCGGCGCCATTGCCGACGTCCGGACCATGGAGCGATAG
- the leuD gene encoding 3-isopropylmalate dehydratase small subunit — protein MAQAFTKLTATAAPIMRTNVDTDVIISINRMIGNSARGSLGKWAFGSLRYLPDGSDNPEFILNREPYRQAEILVTGPNFGCGSSREAAVWSLQEMGIRAIIGSGFGDIFFANCFQNGILPVVLDKAIIDSLAAEIEASQGAGRLSVDLVEQTITSPSGSRHVFEIDPRRRAGLLEGLDEISLTLRRDQEIRAFQASDRDARPWIHFAGYQA, from the coding sequence ATGGCGCAAGCTTTCACCAAGCTGACCGCGACAGCGGCGCCGATCATGCGCACGAATGTCGATACGGATGTCATCATCAGCATCAACCGCATGATCGGAAATTCCGCTCGCGGCAGTCTCGGCAAATGGGCGTTCGGCTCGCTCCGCTATCTGCCTGACGGCTCTGATAATCCGGAGTTCATCCTCAATCGCGAGCCTTATCGCCAGGCGGAAATCCTGGTCACGGGTCCGAATTTCGGCTGCGGCTCCTCGCGCGAGGCGGCGGTTTGGTCGCTGCAGGAAATGGGCATCCGCGCCATCATCGGATCCGGCTTCGGCGACATCTTCTTCGCCAATTGCTTCCAGAACGGCATCCTGCCGGTGGTGCTGGACAAAGCCATCATCGACAGCCTCGCCGCGGAGATCGAAGCGAGCCAGGGCGCGGGACGCCTCAGCGTCGATCTGGTGGAGCAGACGATCACCTCGCCGTCGGGGTCACGGCACGTCTTCGAGATCGATCCGCGCCGGCGCGCGGGTCTGCTCGAAGGCTTAGATGAGATCTCGCTGACACTGCGGCGCGACCAGGAGATTCGCGCTTTCCAGGCATCGGACCGCGACGCGCGGCCGTGGATTCACTTTGCAGGATATCAAGCATGA
- the leuB gene encoding 3-isopropylmalate dehydrogenase, whose product MNTLSNMIKVAVVGGEGIGPEVTDQSHRILKWFSARRGIPVALREAQYGLIPYLATGKVLPDDTAEAMEEADAILWGATGGPETTEVPAAARKAGSLLSLRSKYDLYANLRPIVASPALADSAPLKASVLKDVDFIIIRELTSGIYFGEPRGIETLPDGQRRGFNTQQYTTSQVRRVARTAFELARTRKGRVCSVDKANVLETSVLWREEVTALHQAEFSDVELTHLYVDNAAMQIVRAPSQFDVMVTCNIFGDILSDCAAMASGSLGMLPSVSLGPPDRLGRRKALYEPVHGSAPDIAGKGIANPLGSILSVAMMLRITLNRPDDAALLEKAVDTALAAGARTADIAEPGTKRLSTQEMGDAVLNALDKVAGKEREHA is encoded by the coding sequence ATGAACACGCTCTCGAACATGATCAAGGTCGCCGTGGTCGGCGGCGAAGGCATCGGCCCTGAGGTGACCGACCAGTCGCATCGCATCCTCAAATGGTTTTCGGCGCGGCGCGGCATTCCGGTGGCGCTGCGCGAAGCGCAATATGGTCTCATCCCCTATCTGGCGACAGGCAAGGTATTGCCGGACGATACCGCCGAAGCGATGGAGGAGGCCGACGCGATCCTCTGGGGCGCGACTGGTGGGCCGGAGACCACTGAGGTCCCTGCCGCGGCGCGCAAGGCGGGAAGCCTGCTGTCGTTGCGCAGCAAATACGACCTCTATGCCAATCTCCGGCCCATCGTCGCCAGTCCCGCGCTGGCGGATTCCGCGCCGCTCAAAGCTTCGGTGCTGAAGGATGTCGACTTCATCATCATCCGCGAGCTCACCAGCGGCATCTATTTCGGCGAGCCGCGCGGCATCGAAACGCTGCCCGATGGCCAGCGCCGCGGCTTCAACACCCAGCAATACACCACCAGCCAGGTCCGCCGGGTGGCGCGAACCGCGTTCGAGCTGGCGCGGACGCGCAAGGGCCGGGTCTGCTCCGTCGACAAGGCCAATGTGCTCGAGACCAGCGTGTTGTGGCGCGAGGAGGTGACGGCGCTGCATCAAGCGGAATTTTCCGATGTGGAGCTGACGCATCTCTATGTCGACAACGCCGCGATGCAGATCGTGCGGGCGCCGTCGCAGTTCGACGTCATGGTGACCTGCAACATCTTTGGCGACATTCTCTCCGATTGCGCCGCGATGGCGTCGGGCTCGCTCGGCATGCTGCCGTCGGTCTCGCTCGGGCCGCCGGACCGGCTGGGCCGCCGCAAGGCGCTCTATGAGCCGGTCCACGGCAGCGCGCCCGACATTGCGGGCAAGGGCATCGCCAATCCGCTCGGCTCGATCCTCAGCGTCGCAATGATGTTGCGTATCACCCTCAATCGGCCTGATGATGCCGCGCTGCTGGAGAAGGCCGTAGATACGGCTCTCGCCGCCGGCGCAAGAACGGCAGATATCGCCGAACCCGGCACAAAAAGACTTTCGACCCAGGAGATGGGCGATGCGGTGCTGAACGCGCTCGACAAGGTGGCCGGCAAGGAGAGGGAGCACGCGTGA
- a CDS encoding ABC transporter substrate-binding protein, with protein sequence MRTRITRRSALTIVAGAGASMAARRAWADNPSGRVIYPVAIPVYQSQFVADRIGFFKEAGLDCKLIQGGSGVKTREIIASSQGDIGIGDITHPMQLSNHGRSARVLMPVDTRSNAAIFIIRKDLFDQGITTLDALAKWKRPDGRKPIVSVSSLGGTNHVWASYYMETMGLDDKVTWIGTGNVDTMMGTLKTKQVDVLINSPSILKDSVEQGWGTLLFDGTDEAVWTKYIGGKVPVTSHFCLQSSIDKDPQKMQAFVTALWRATQWIKGHSPEEIYDAIEPYVGSTSRDANIFDCGVMKKVTDYDCIIDAASFERGQKVWFREMTGIKPLAMADVVNTSFIEAARKAYPA encoded by the coding sequence ATGAGGACCAGGATCACCAGACGGTCTGCGCTGACGATTGTCGCCGGCGCAGGTGCCTCCATGGCGGCGCGGCGGGCGTGGGCGGATAATCCCTCGGGCCGCGTGATCTATCCGGTGGCCATTCCCGTCTATCAATCCCAATTCGTCGCCGACCGGATCGGCTTCTTCAAGGAGGCCGGTCTCGACTGCAAGCTGATCCAGGGCGGCAGCGGCGTGAAGACACGGGAGATCATCGCCTCGTCCCAGGGCGATATCGGCATCGGCGACATCACCCACCCGATGCAGCTCAGCAATCACGGCCGCAGCGCGCGGGTTCTGATGCCGGTCGATACCCGCAGCAACGCCGCGATCTTCATCATCCGCAAGGATCTGTTCGATCAGGGCATCACCACGCTCGACGCGCTGGCGAAGTGGAAGCGGCCCGACGGACGAAAGCCGATCGTCTCGGTGTCGTCGCTGGGCGGCACCAACCACGTCTGGGCCTCCTATTACATGGAAACCATGGGCCTCGACGACAAGGTGACCTGGATCGGCACCGGCAATGTCGACACCATGATGGGTACGCTGAAAACGAAGCAGGTCGACGTTCTCATCAACTCGCCGTCGATCCTGAAGGATTCGGTCGAGCAGGGCTGGGGCACATTGTTGTTCGACGGAACGGACGAGGCGGTTTGGACCAAATATATCGGCGGCAAGGTCCCGGTGACGTCGCATTTCTGCCTGCAGTCGAGCATCGACAAGGATCCTCAGAAGATGCAGGCGTTCGTCACGGCGCTGTGGCGCGCGACGCAGTGGATCAAGGGGCACTCCCCCGAAGAGATCTATGACGCGATCGAGCCCTATGTCGGGAGCACGTCGCGCGACGCGAATATTTTCGACTGCGGGGTCATGAAAAAGGTCACCGACTACGATTGCATCATCGATGCGGCCAGCTTCGAACGTGGCCAGAAGGTCTGGTTCCGCGAGATGACCGGCATCAAGCCGCTCGCGATGGCTGATGTCGTCAACACCAGCTTCATTGAAGCCGCACGCAAGGCCTATCCGGCTTGA
- a CDS encoding ABC transporter ATP-binding protein, with protein sequence MRRIDVRGLCKTFQLAGTSIEAVRDVSFNVRRGEFVALLGPSGSGKSTVLNMIATLLKPTSGQILIDGTPVIHGRATPNVGYVFQRDTLFPWRTVADNIGYGLELAGVPVAERKDRVNACLKQAGLEGFGNAYPSALSGGMRQRAALMRTLVVEPQVLLMDEPFGALDTHTKIDMHDVLLRIWEREQQTVLFVTHDLGEALTLADRIILFSARPGRIKESFEVDFARPRNAVKIRETPRYAELFQLIWHSLGEEFIKGRKP encoded by the coding sequence ATGCGGCGCATCGACGTGCGCGGATTGTGCAAGACCTTCCAATTGGCGGGCACGTCCATCGAGGCGGTGCGCGACGTCTCCTTCAACGTCCGACGCGGCGAATTCGTTGCTCTCCTGGGACCGTCCGGCTCGGGCAAGAGTACCGTCCTCAACATGATCGCGACGCTGCTCAAGCCGACCAGCGGTCAGATCCTGATCGACGGAACGCCCGTCATTCACGGACGAGCGACGCCGAATGTCGGCTATGTGTTCCAGCGCGATACCCTGTTTCCCTGGCGCACCGTCGCCGACAATATCGGCTACGGCCTCGAGCTCGCGGGTGTCCCGGTGGCGGAGCGGAAGGATCGTGTCAATGCGTGCCTGAAGCAGGCCGGGCTCGAGGGCTTTGGCAACGCCTACCCTTCCGCATTGTCGGGCGGCATGCGCCAGCGCGCCGCCCTGATGCGAACGCTGGTGGTCGAGCCGCAGGTGCTGCTGATGGACGAGCCGTTCGGCGCGCTCGACACCCACACCAAGATCGACATGCACGATGTGCTGCTTCGCATCTGGGAGCGCGAGCAGCAGACCGTGCTGTTCGTCACCCACGATCTCGGCGAAGCGCTGACGCTCGCCGACCGCATCATCCTGTTCTCCGCGCGGCCGGGCCGGATCAAGGAGAGTTTCGAGGTGGACTTTGCCCGTCCGCGCAACGCGGTGAAGATCCGGGAGACGCCGCGCTATGCCGAGCTGTTCCAACTGATCTGGCACTCGCTCGGCGAGGAGTTCATCAAGGGCCGCAAGCCATGA
- a CDS encoding ABC transporter permease, producing MRRSRHAGRTLAWQALICVALLSIWQWGYDLHGRLPWLVPDLLDPYFISKPSEIFEHFLILSCLKSKLGVFNGWFNGEFARCMARSENNLWIATAVTLKNTFFGFVTGVSSGFAAGLVLGRSDRLSAIFQPFITAVNSIPRIALAPIIVLAFGIGDTSKVVTSWIVVVFLVFFNTFEGARSIDEGFINAARLLGASEWQITRTVVIPSTMAWVFASLTPAISFALIGVIVGEFIGAERGIGRLIIESEARAEASGMMVAVVVLMLVGVALSALIWRLQAYLLRWQQHNLAE from the coding sequence ATGAGACGATCGCGCCACGCGGGCAGGACGTTGGCATGGCAGGCGCTGATCTGCGTCGCGCTGCTGTCGATCTGGCAATGGGGCTACGACCTGCACGGCCGCCTTCCCTGGCTGGTGCCGGATCTGCTCGATCCCTATTTCATCTCCAAGCCTTCAGAGATATTCGAGCATTTCCTGATCCTGAGCTGTCTCAAGTCCAAGCTCGGTGTCTTCAACGGCTGGTTCAATGGCGAATTCGCCCGCTGCATGGCGCGATCCGAGAACAATCTCTGGATCGCGACCGCCGTGACGCTGAAGAACACCTTCTTCGGCTTCGTGACCGGCGTCAGCAGCGGCTTTGCCGCAGGCCTCGTGCTGGGTCGCTCGGACCGGCTGAGCGCGATTTTCCAGCCGTTCATCACGGCGGTGAATTCGATCCCGCGCATCGCGCTGGCGCCGATCATCGTGCTGGCCTTCGGCATCGGCGATACCTCGAAGGTCGTGACGTCGTGGATCGTGGTCGTCTTCCTCGTGTTCTTCAACACGTTCGAAGGCGCCCGCTCGATCGATGAAGGCTTCATCAATGCAGCGCGGCTGCTTGGCGCCAGCGAGTGGCAGATCACCCGCACGGTGGTCATCCCCTCGACCATGGCCTGGGTGTTCGCCTCACTGACGCCGGCGATCTCCTTCGCCCTGATCGGGGTGATCGTCGGCGAGTTCATCGGCGCGGAACGGGGAATCGGGCGCCTGATCATCGAGTCCGAGGCGCGTGCAGAGGCCTCGGGAATGATGGTCGCCGTCGTCGTGCTGATGCTGGTCGGCGTTGCGCTGTCCGCGCTGATCTGGCGATTGCAGGCCTACCTGCTGCGCTGGCAGCAGCACAATCTCGCCGAATAG
- a CDS encoding LysR family transcriptional regulator: MNVTLRQLRAFTGVYRTRSITRAARELGITQSAASLLVQQLESQLGVKLFDRSTRSVQPTLAADEAFLAAERMLSDAQGLSRRMRDLAQARAGRVAFLASAGAASALLPQVLAKFRAAHPDIEIDMRDVAADDLVPRLTATDAEFAIGSVEGEFADMTIETLTSGRLSAIGRRSADFAARRSLTWDELAQMPTIAMRRETRIRIQIDHALGAQGKHLDPTYEVTLINTALAMTAQGLGLAILPATMLPADQFPTLIARPLVRPAITRPVSLLQRQGRTLSPAAQAFVATARTVLARP; the protein is encoded by the coding sequence ATGAATGTCACCTTGCGCCAATTGCGGGCCTTCACCGGCGTGTACCGCACGCGCAGCATCACCCGGGCCGCCCGCGAGCTCGGGATCACGCAATCGGCGGCGAGCCTTCTGGTCCAGCAGCTCGAGAGCCAGCTCGGCGTCAAGCTGTTCGACCGTTCGACGCGCTCGGTGCAGCCGACGCTGGCCGCAGATGAGGCGTTCCTCGCCGCCGAACGCATGCTGAGCGATGCGCAGGGCCTGTCGCGGCGCATGCGGGACCTCGCGCAGGCGCGCGCCGGCCGCGTCGCGTTCCTCGCCTCCGCCGGCGCCGCCTCGGCGCTGCTGCCTCAGGTGCTGGCGAAATTCCGCGCAGCCCATCCCGACATCGAGATCGACATGCGAGATGTCGCCGCCGACGATCTCGTTCCGCGCCTGACCGCGACCGATGCGGAATTCGCGATCGGCAGCGTCGAAGGCGAATTCGCCGACATGACGATCGAGACGCTGACAAGCGGGCGCCTCAGCGCGATCGGCCGCCGCTCCGCCGACTTTGCCGCGCGGCGTTCCCTCACATGGGATGAGCTGGCGCAGATGCCGACGATCGCGATGCGCCGCGAGACGCGGATCCGCATCCAGATCGACCACGCGCTCGGCGCGCAGGGCAAGCACCTCGATCCGACCTATGAAGTGACACTGATCAACACCGCGCTCGCCATGACCGCTCAGGGGCTGGGACTTGCGATCCTTCCCGCGACCATGCTGCCGGCCGACCAGTTTCCGACACTGATCGCGCGGCCGCTGGTGCGCCCGGCCATCACGCGTCCGGTGTCACTGCTCCAGCGGCAGGGCCGGACCCTCTCGCCGGCGGCACAGGCGTTTGTCGCGACCGCGCGGACGGTGTTGGCGAGACCGTGA
- a CDS encoding FAD-dependent oxidoreductase, which produces MRTQVLVVGAGPVGLTAAMDLASRGIDVIVAEIRHAGDPPSVKCNHVSARSMEIFRRLGVAAKLRDAGLPADFPNDCSYRTTATGIELCRIDIPSRARRYSATGGPDTWWPTPEPPHRINQLYLEPILFGHAAAQPRITILARTEITDIEQDADHVVAQARNLDSGETLRIEASFVIGCDGSRSLVRKSIGASLSGTPVIQRVQSTFIEAPQLKELMGAHKPAWMVLSLNPRRSGTTVAIDGHDRWLIHNHLRPDEPEFDSVDRDWSIRAILGVDERFEYKILSKEDWVGRRLVADRFRDRRVFICGDAAHLWMPYAGYGMNAGIADAVDLCWQLAAHLNGWAPAAILDAYEAERQPITEQVSRFAMDHAMKMMAQRGGVSMEIEDDTPRGHAARAALARAAYDLNVQQYCCAGLNFGYYYDASPIIAYDGETPPPYAMGSFTPSTVPGARAPHLFLRDGRSLYDAFGPGYTLLRLDPAIDVAPLKSAAAERGMPLALVDIAPDEANGAYAEKLVLVRPDQHIAWRGQLAPENPSGLLARITAAAA; this is translated from the coding sequence ATGAGGACACAGGTGCTGGTCGTGGGCGCCGGGCCCGTGGGATTGACCGCGGCGATGGACCTGGCCTCGCGCGGGATCGACGTTATCGTCGCGGAGATCCGCCATGCCGGCGATCCGCCCAGCGTCAAATGCAATCACGTCTCGGCGCGCTCGATGGAGATCTTCCGCCGGCTGGGCGTCGCCGCCAAGCTGCGCGACGCCGGGCTTCCCGCCGACTTCCCGAACGATTGCTCGTACCGGACCACGGCGACCGGCATCGAACTCTGCCGCATCGACATTCCCTCGCGCGCGCGCCGTTACAGCGCCACCGGCGGCCCCGACACCTGGTGGCCGACGCCCGAGCCGCCGCACCGGATCAACCAGCTCTATCTCGAGCCGATCCTGTTCGGCCATGCCGCCGCACAGCCGCGCATCACCATTCTGGCCCGCACCGAGATCACCGACATCGAACAGGATGCCGACCATGTCGTCGCGCAGGCGCGCAATCTCGACAGCGGAGAGACACTTCGCATCGAAGCCAGCTTCGTGATCGGCTGCGATGGCAGCCGTTCCCTCGTCCGCAAATCGATCGGTGCGAGCCTGTCCGGCACGCCGGTGATCCAGCGCGTGCAATCGACCTTCATCGAGGCACCGCAACTGAAGGAGCTGATGGGCGCGCACAAGCCGGCCTGGATGGTGCTCTCGCTCAACCCACGGCGCTCAGGCACGACGGTTGCGATCGACGGCCACGACCGCTGGCTGATCCACAACCATCTGAGGCCCGACGAGCCTGAATTCGATTCTGTCGATCGCGACTGGTCGATCCGCGCCATTCTCGGTGTGGACGAGCGCTTCGAGTACAAAATCCTCAGCAAGGAGGACTGGGTCGGACGCCGCCTCGTGGCCGATCGCTTCCGCGATCGCCGGGTGTTCATCTGCGGCGACGCTGCGCATCTGTGGATGCCCTATGCCGGCTACGGCATGAATGCGGGCATTGCGGACGCCGTCGATCTCTGCTGGCAATTGGCGGCGCATCTCAACGGCTGGGCGCCGGCCGCGATCCTCGATGCCTATGAGGCGGAGCGTCAGCCCATCACCGAGCAGGTCTCGCGCTTTGCGATGGATCACGCGATGAAGATGATGGCGCAGCGCGGCGGCGTCTCAATGGAGATCGAGGACGACACCCCGCGCGGCCACGCGGCGCGCGCGGCGCTGGCGAGGGCGGCCTATGATCTCAACGTTCAGCAATATTGCTGTGCAGGATTGAACTTCGGCTACTACTACGATGCCTCGCCGATCATCGCCTATGACGGCGAGACCCCGCCTCCTTACGCGATGGGCAGTTTTACGCCCTCCACAGTGCCGGGCGCCCGCGCGCCGCATCTGTTCCTGCGCGATGGGCGGTCGCTCTACGACGCATTCGGGCCGGGCTACACCTTGTTGCGGCTCGACCCGGCGATCGACGTGGCTCCGCTGAAATCCGCCGCGGCGGAGCGCGGCATGCCGCTCGCGCTGGTCGACATTGCGCCTGATGAGGCGAACGGCGCCTATGCTGAAAAACTGGTGCTGGTGCGGCCCGACCAGCACATCGCCTGGCGCGGACAGCTCGCGCCGGAAAATCCATCGGGCTTGCTGGCGCGCATCACCGCCGCGGCGGCGTAA
- a CDS encoding Bug family tripartite tricarboxylate transporter substrate binding protein, giving the protein MYHVARRRILAMLTAATFAVLPFEASEAAYPEQLIKIIVTFPPGGSADTVIRALEPVVTAELKQGLVIENRAGAGGNIGMAAVAQAAPDGYTLGVAPAGALTVNPHLNPSMPFDPKQLAPITLLAEIPFVLVASANVPAHSAAETIALAKAKPGALSIGHGGNSTAMHLTAALFTQKTGIAMELVPYRGTAPATVDVLAGHVPFAVLDIPASKQLILEGKLNAIGVSSARRLSSLPDVPTLAESGIAGFESVGWFGLVAPAGTPPDIVRKLNEAFVKALKDPSVAEKIRTLGAEPAPTSPEQFGRFIENESTKWGKLISEAGIKAN; this is encoded by the coding sequence GTGTATCACGTTGCAAGGCGCCGCATCCTGGCCATGCTGACCGCCGCGACTTTCGCCGTGCTGCCGTTTGAGGCCAGCGAGGCGGCCTATCCGGAGCAATTGATCAAGATCATCGTGACCTTCCCGCCCGGCGGCAGCGCCGACACTGTCATCCGTGCGCTCGAGCCGGTGGTCACCGCCGAGCTCAAGCAAGGGCTGGTGATCGAGAACCGCGCTGGCGCCGGAGGCAACATCGGCATGGCCGCGGTCGCACAGGCCGCGCCGGACGGCTACACGCTCGGCGTCGCGCCGGCAGGCGCGCTGACGGTGAACCCGCACCTCAATCCGTCGATGCCGTTCGATCCGAAGCAGCTCGCGCCCATCACGCTGCTTGCGGAAATCCCCTTCGTGCTCGTTGCGTCCGCCAACGTGCCGGCGCATTCGGCGGCGGAGACGATCGCGCTCGCCAAGGCAAAGCCGGGCGCGCTCTCGATCGGACATGGCGGCAATTCGACGGCGATGCACCTGACGGCGGCGCTGTTCACGCAGAAGACCGGCATCGCGATGGAGCTGGTGCCGTATCGCGGGACCGCGCCGGCGACGGTCGATGTCCTCGCCGGCCACGTCCCCTTCGCGGTGCTGGATATTCCCGCATCGAAGCAGCTGATCCTCGAAGGCAAGCTCAACGCGATCGGCGTGTCCTCGGCGCGCCGTCTGTCATCTCTGCCCGATGTGCCGACGCTGGCCGAGAGCGGCATCGCAGGTTTCGAATCCGTAGGCTGGTTCGGGCTCGTTGCACCGGCCGGCACTCCGCCCGACATCGTCCGCAAGCTGAACGAAGCTTTCGTGAAGGCGCTGAAGGACCCGTCGGTCGCCGAGAAGATCCGGACCCTCGGCGCAGAGCCCGCGCCGACTTCGCCGGAGCAGTTTGGCCGCTTCATCGAGAATGAAAGCACGAAATGGGGCAAGCTGATCAGCGAGGCCGGCATCAAGGCGAACTGA